The DNA segment GTGCTGCCGCCCAGCAGATTGCCCAGGCCACCCGCCGCACCGCTGCCGGCGCCGCCATTCAGCACCCCGCCGACGGCCGCCACGGTCTGCCCGGCGCTAGAGACCACCTGCCCCAGCGGCGAAGCCAGCGGGGCCTGCGACTGGCCGATGGACTGACCCAGCTGGTTGACCGCGCCGCCGGCGGTCTGCAGCAGGTTGTTGACCGGGGCGCCCAACTGGGTCGCCCCACCGATGGACTGGGTGGCACCAATGGCCGTGACCAGCAAGGGAGTGACCAGCTGGCTGCCCGTGGTCGTCAGCTGGTTGACCGCCGTGCTGTCCAGGACCGAGCCGACCCGCGCCGACAGCTGCGAGACGCCTTGGCCCACGCCGTCCACCGCACTACCGGCCAGGCCCACCACATCGCCCACCGGACCCAGTGCCGGGGTGTTGAGTGTGGACAGGGTCGTGCCCACACCGGAAACGGTCTGCCCCAGCTCATTCACTACGGGCTCGATCACCTTGGCGGTGGTGCCAATCACGTCCGGATTCGTGCCGATGGAGCCCAGACCATCGCTCAAGGCAGTACCCACCGCCTGGACGGCTGCAGCCGGATGGGAGAGTGTGTCACCCAGCGCCGCCGTGGTGGGCGCCAATGCCGTGTTGGACCCGACGCCTCCGACACCGGATGCCACGCTGTCCAGCAGATTGCCGGTGGACGTGACGATGTTGCTGGTGCCGCCCGTCAGGTCGTTGATGGCCGCCACCGGAGCCGAGACCC comes from the Comamonas terrigena NBRC 13299 genome and includes:
- a CDS encoding collagen-like triple helix repeat-containing protein encodes the protein MSEESRIAVTSTRWRAATAIVLALGLAACSSSGSLRSDAGPSGSGGGAEVAGGGGSTGGGSGGTGGTGGGSTGGGDGGGTGGGVSAPVAAINDLTGGTSNIVTSTGNLLDSVASGVGGVGSNTALAPTTAALGDTLSHPAAAVQAVGTALSDGLGSIGTNPDVIGTTAKVIEPVVNELGQTVSGVGTTLSTLNTPALGPVGDVVGLAGSAVDGVGQGVSQLSARVGSVLDSTAVNQLTTTGSQLVTPLLVTAIGATQSIGGATQLGAPVNNLLQTAGGAVNQLGQSIGQSQAPLASPLGQVVSSAGQTVAAVGGVLNGGAGSGAAGGLGNLLGGSTGLPVVSGTATAGVTATPVVTLVSSVTGAVGGTVGSTTGTGTQAAITGTASAGTTTTPAAQTGNVLSNVLGGLLGKR